From a single Miscanthus floridulus cultivar M001 chromosome 8, ASM1932011v1, whole genome shotgun sequence genomic region:
- the LOC136474595 gene encoding BOI-related E3 ubiquitin-protein ligase 1-like produces MDMPRPPQLAGVSPAAVYFSIAGASGNNNRRKRPREAMAMAPPPVAAAKEEYVNLFTLQPQQSTSSFANVALFHNQSRVSSSPSPAATALVSTGLRLAFDEQQESKQMNALRYSSSSPSLFGFVSDELAAQVKQHDEEIDRFVREQGEQLRRAMADRLRRHNRAILVKADQSAARRLREKAAEAEREARRGAELEDRLARLRGEAAAWQAKALSEQAAAVTLHAQLQQAAAAAGASVEELAAAGDAGPAESSSSAYVDPCRRTTGPSSSDRACLGCRLRPASVVLLPCRHLSLCGECFAAGDADAAAMACPVCLCVRTGSVEAILC; encoded by the exons ATGGACATGCCCAGGCCGCCGCAGCTCGCCGGAGTCTCGCCGGCGGCAGTCTACTTCTCCATCGCTGGAG CGAGTGGGAATAATAATCGGAGGAAGCGACCCAGggaggccatggccatggcgccgccgcccgtGGCGGCGGCTAAGGAGGAGTACGTCAATCTGTTCACACTCCAGCCGCAGCAGTCGACGTCGTCGTTCGCCAACGTGGCGCTCTTCCACAACCAgagcagggtctcgtcgtcgccGTCCCCGGCCGCGACGGCGCTCGTCTCCACCGGCCTCCGCCTGGCATTCGACGAGCAGCAGGAGAGCAAGCAGATGAATGCGTTGCGCtactcgtcgtcgtcgccgtcgctgtTCGGCTTTGTCTCCGACGAGCTCGCCGCGCAGGTGAAGCAGCACGACGAGGAGATCGACCGGTTCGTCCGCGAGCAG GGCGAGCAGCTCAGGCGGGCGATGGCCGATCGGCTGCGGCGCCACAACCGGGCGATTCTGGTCAAGGCGGACCAGTCCGCGGCGCGCAGGCTCCGCGAGAAGGCGGCGGAAGCGGAGCGCGAGGCGCGGCGCGGCGCCGAGCTGGAGGACCGGCTCGCGCGCCTCCGCGGCGAGGCGGCGGCGTGGCAGGCCAAGGCGCTCTCGGAGCAGGCTGCCGCGGTCACCCTGCACGCGCAGCTCCAGCAGGCCGCGGCCGCGGCTGGGGCGTCGGTCgaggagctcgccgccgccggcgacgccGGTCCGGCGGAGTCCTCGTCGTCGGCGTACGTGGACCCTTGCCGCCGCACCACGGGGCCGTCCTCGTCGGACCGCGCGTGCCTCGGCTGCCGCCTCAGGCCGGCCTCCGTCGTGCTCCTCCCCTGCAGGCACCTCTCCCTCTGCGGCGAGTGCTTCGCCGCCGGCGACGcggacgccgccgccatggcgtgCCCCGTGTGCCTGTGCGTGCGGACGGGGAGCGTAGAGGCCATCCTCTGCTGA